CAGCGATTTCGTCTCCTGAAGAGCAGACTCTGGCTCGTGCTCGCGTAAAATCGGATCCAGAACACGGCACCACCACTTGATTAGGCCTCGATCGTCGAGAACGTGTTTTTCAACGTTCTCAATGCTGCCCGGGAACAGGTACTGATTCTGGGCGCGGGCGAACAGCGACACGACCAAACGTACACCGGGCCGTTGACGGGCTCGAGCTAGAAACGAAAGAAATGTGTTGGAGACCAGTCTCAGGACAGAAACCTTGTTTGACAACTTTAGGAGATGTAGGAAACCAGTTGAATCGGCTttggagatgaagatggTGGTTAAGTGGGCCGTGTTGTAGACCATCACCTCCATTCCAAAGATAATTGTTTCACCATCATATTTTGGGTCAATTGACACCGAGAGGAAATGATTTTCGCAGAATGTCGGTTCGGAGAACTGGCCCGGCGCAGCTGCAAACAGAGCTTCGCACGTAGTGGGTGTTGAAGAGACATGGCGAACGGTGAGCTCAACCCCGGTGGGGAGCACCTTGGCCAAGAGATCTGCCAGATCTGCCGCCATTCTCATTCGTCCAATGAGAATCGTGGAAAAGGTGAAgagaggagctggagatcgCGGAGCTCGCTTTCGTGCCCTTGAAAATCACGTGCCAGGAACACAAATTGTCTACCGCTTTAGGAAGGTTGACATGTAGACGTTCAAAGGTATCTGGCTGGATCATTCAACTATGTCGgtagtgaagaagtggaggttcCAGTAATGGAATTGAGACCAGGTACTTATGTAGACAGCTCGAAAGAACAAAGATGAAGAAGGCTTATTGTTTAGAAACCATAAGCTTTGTGCCTACAAGCATACTTGCTCGATACTAAGATGAGCttatatgtgatgtttgaAAGTGTCTGATTGTTGTTGTCCCACCAGATCTTCCGCTTTGACCAATGTTTCCTCACGCGTGAGCCATTTTTCAACCAAAAATTACAAACGAAGGTAAGCAAGACAAGTCAGATTGATGTTGGGTCGGTTAATAGTCCATCAAACCATGAAAACCACAGCTTCAAGTGTAGGAGGATCGCAGCCTGGTCACTTCAAGAGTCCCAATCAAGATGTCTCACAGAACCCCCGGAGACCTCATAGGTAAGCCTGCGTTTATATTACCTCGCTATACTCAGATAAGTCACTGATTGCGCACCTCAGTCCCCGAAATCAACAAGCAGGAAGTCTGTATCCAGTTGCAGATTCGTTACGCCTGTGGTCACTCGACAGGCGGcgagttcatcaaatgtTCACGACACatggaaaaagaagatgaacGTTGCACTGGCCGTCAGATTAAACATACAGATGTCAAGAATTCACCCCACAAGTGTCGCTTATGCCTGCGAAGTGAATAAGACATGGCATGGTATCCATTTGACAGGAGTTGATGGAGGGTTTTATGTTGGAAGTCTTGGGAAGGGTAAAAGGCACATATGGATATCACATTGACGGAGAAGCCGATGCTGTCTATCTTTGAATTAAGCAGAATCTTCGAAAGAATCAAACCAGCTTAATCATCACTTATTCACTTTAAAACTAGGCGAGGGGCATAATTTAATTGAGTGCCTGACTGTATGGCCTTGTTCTCATTTTGGAGGTCTGGTGATGCTCAAAAGTAAGAAGCCACAGCATCTAGATCATCGACATTGAGAAGAATGACCCCTTCTCTCAAAAGGGTTCTCCAGACAAGGTTCCGTGCACGTAACGGGAAGTGTGGTGTGTTCCAATATCTGGCACCAATCCCACGCTCATTTGCTGTGGAAATTTGTTCTCGGAGAGCTTTGAGTTGGTCGTCGGAGAGAATTGGATCCGTATCGACAGTTATCTTGCCGACGGCTTCCTGGAAATTTGTTGAAGCAACGGGTGAGATAACGCCAGTGACATCGGCGTACTTGGGATCATTGAGATCCGCAAGAGGCGCATCGAAAAAGTAGTCTCGGTCTTTGATGGGCGCAACCATGTCGAAGGGTGTCTCTCCCGTACCAATGATAGTGACGGGCCCATTGGTAACGGTCCTGCCATCCCTGACGGTGGTAAGATAGCCTTTCTCTCGCAGAGGCTCTAAAGCGGCAATCACAGCCTTAAACGTTTCGGGCCCGGACGTCTTCACATCAATGAAGAAGTAAAGCGTTTGGTCGGGAACAGTATCCCACACGCCACTGTTTCAACAAAGCATTAGCAGTGAGACCAGATCGGGCCCTAACCAGATACTCACTTCTTACTAGGCGATGATGTGAATGGACTCTCAGGATTCTGGCGCTCCAGGACGTCCAGAATCGGATTGATGTACAAGGATTCAAGAGTTCGCGACGCTGTCAGGGCGGATTGATCATGGCCGACCTTGTTTGGTTAGTGTGCTACCCAGAAGAATAGGTAAGAGACCAAGGGTTAACAAGCTCACATAGAGGGTGCCATTGTATAACCACACATCAGCTTCAGTAGATGTGCAGCCATGCGAGAGACCTGTGCATGGTATTGTTAGCAGCGATCAGACCTTAGGTACTAGTGCTCCGGCATACCGGTATAGAAAGGCTCGTCTCGCCAATAGTCACTTTGATATGATCAGTTTATGTTAAGTCAGAAGTGTGCACCGTGAAAAGTGTTCTTACTTGTGAGAATGAACAGGAATCTAAATATCCATGGCCCCGATGGTTAGCAATATTGTCCAGATGGTAAATAGCCACACTGGGAGTTTGTCGATGCATGGCATCACAGATGTACTGACAGGTAAAAGATCTCTTGTCAGATCAGTGGGATACCCATAATCTGTGCTGCCGTGGGTGTTTTTTAAGATGCTCTGTAGGCTAGAGGTGATCGCCCCAACCGCTGGATCCGGACCCGCGATGAGAGCCACAAAAACACCAGAGAGGAATAACATGAAGAGAGAGTGTTGCAGACAAAACTACCCAAAAAATTGATCCTTGTTCACGGATTGAGAGTTGAAAGAAGGTGGGAATGAATTGAATCGAAGAGGCAGATTGGCCAATGGAAATCGGAATTCGGACTCACGTGTTTCCCTCAGGGGGGTCGGGCTCGTGGCTAGGGGACAGCGGTTCTGAAGAGCCTCTCATTAGACACTATGTTATACCTGTTCTCACTTTTTTATAAACTGGCACAGGGCCATGTTCTTGACTGGCGATTCGAAATGCTTTCTCTCATCAAAAAATTCTCAAATAACATGACCAGCCGGGGGTGCTCCACCGTCATTAACAATAGCCGGTGATGTGGGAGTTTCAGAATAATGGTAGATATGGCGTCTAACCGCGGAGACTTGGTTCATCGAGATTGTATAGCCCAGTCAAGAGACAAACTACCATTCCTACGCCTCGGGTCCTTTCTTGGTCATCCGATGACTCAAACGCCGTAGGTGCTAAATCTATTGTTATAGAGACAGCTCCTGTAGGTCTTCTATTTCAAGTATAGGGCACAATAACGGAACTCGACAAGttattgtcagggtgcgggctggcaggacggtatgatgggagatgactggcagggacaggtcgtaacagatcagattctcattgacaggtacaggcacaggcaggggcaggctaatatacaagacgtagctcgaagagctacaacaggatctagaactgaagttcaagataaacaggtcggagatcacgtgccgtgatcttcctctaactaagcatcacggttcgcaccgtgacagtaccccctcccttagagccgagctccgtcgaggcgaggcttgtgcgggtatcttcggtggaagttccgtacgatctcgcgggcgtggtccaggtattcagcaggctcttcagtgggttcgtcgtaaccaatccatttgacggtgtacttcagacgcgggcctcctcggcctcgtcgttcccagcgggaatctaagatgtcttcaacttcccattcttccagtccttcgacttcgacaggcggtgcgggttcagtaacttgtccatttaccgggttcgtggcggcaggctgtagcaggctgacgttaaacacagggtggatcttcatactagcaggcagttcgagcttgtaagcgtgtgcacttatagcttctaggaccttaaaggggcctaggttcttccagtccagtttcttctgcgggcggagggttcggatattcctggcgttcagccagaccagttgtccaggacggtatcggcgggcaggggcgcggtgacggttcgtttgttcttcgtatcgggcttgtgcggacagtatctcggcgcggacgtactcagtcagttcttgcattcgtgtagcgaacttttccgcgtctcgggtcgcagggtgactggcaggctgggatggttcgaacccgatgcgggggtggaacccatagttcgcgtagaacggagaactcgggtgctctcggagtaatgagagtttgcagtgaattcggccagcgggagccattcagaccagtcgtcctgtaagtaggacacatacgctcggaggtattgttccagtacggcgttcgcgcgttcagtctggccatcagtttccgggtgataagcggttgacagcaggttggtgattcgcaggcgctttgtcaggtgtttccagaattgggccacgaactggggtcctcggtcagatacaacggtattcggcaggccgtgcagtttccagacatgacgggtgtacaggcgggcgacttcttcagcgttgcaggttcccttgcagtgtatgaagtgcttcatcttg
Above is a window of Penicillium digitatum chromosome 2, complete sequence DNA encoding:
- a CDS encoding Altered inheritance of mitochondria protein 6-like protein, translating into MLFLSGVFVALIAGPDPAVGAITSSLQSILKNTHGSTDYGYPTDLTRDLLPIPVHSHNDYWRDEPFYTGLSHGCTSTEADVWLYNGTLYVGHDQSALTASRTLESLYINPILDVLERQNPESPFTSSPSKNGVWDTVPDQTLYFFIDVKTSGPETFKAVIAALEPLREKGYLTTVRDGRTVTNGPVTIIGTGETPFDMVAPIKDRDYFFDAPLADLNDPKYADVTGVISPVASTNFQEAVGKITVDTDPILSDDQLKALREQISTANERGIGARYWNTPHFPLRARNLVWRTLLREGVILLNVDDLDAVASYF